ATCGGGTGAGACGAGAACAGGCGAGACGTGGATATAGATCGGGTGAGACGAGAACAGGTGAGACGTGGATATAGATCGGGTGAGACGTGGATATAGatcagcagtgagtgtgtgtagttctGTCCTCGCTGTGTGTATCCTGGATAAATCAGCAGATTGGAGCTGTGTATCGAGTTCTGTACTGTAATTCTCACTCATTAGATGTGCACGAGCGGAGTATcgccccgtgtgtgtgtgtgtgtgtgtgtggtttctatCTGATGATGTACAAACACTCGCAGGTGTCGCAGTcagtctctttatttttttttttagcgtagCAGATGTTCCTATAGTAAAGTTTTCGCGACACGTTTGTATAAACTCCTGCACTGACATTTAcaaacgagccgttactatagaaacgataacgtttACGTTCGTATAAcccaacgccttctgaccaatcagagttcagcagcactgtggtgtttAGATGATGAACGTGAACGTAGATACTCGGTGTGTGACAGAGTCATGCCATCGTCTAACACGGACAACCATCTGCTGCGCTGCTAaaactggacacacacacacacacacacacacacacacacagtaacatgCATATACAGACACGAAAAATATGTCGTGgtgtaaaaatacacacagacgCACAAGATGCGGTACACACCCGTGTGTGTGGACACTCCTTCTATGGTGGCCTTATATAATTGTTTtgtaattagtgtgtgtgtgtgtgtgtgtgtgtgtgtgtgagcgatagagagagagataggaatGAGAATAGGTTCAGCTGTTGCTCAGGTCATGTGGTGTGGGGGGGCGTGGACAGGAATAGCAGCTCGGGGTTAACGCAAATTTCCATCACCCACCCTGGTGTCAGTCCCTCCATCcgtccacccccccccccccctctctctctctctctctctctctctctatctctctttttctgtttctctccatctatctatctctttcccTCTTCTGTCCGACTCTCTAGGGTCTACCAATACAACAACCCcaaaaataatgtattaaatctttctctccctatctctctatctctctccctcgctccctctctctctcgctctgttttTTCTCATGCTAtccttctttcattctttctcagATGCCTGTGACATAAACaccagtctgtctgtttctcttgtTCTGTTTTTCATGATTATATTAAGACTTGTTCATTTaactatctctgtgtgtgtgtgtgtgtgtgtgagagggagagagagagagagtgtgtgtgtgtatgtgtgtgtgtgtgtgtgtgtgagagagcgtgtgtgtgtgtgtgtgtgtgttatttcgtGTCTGGTGGTTTCGCAGTGATGTAGTTTCCACTTTCAGTCTGACTCCATATGTGTTATGTGATATTATtgctttgcgtgtgtgtgtgtgtgtgtgtgtgtgtgtgtgtgtgtgtgcgtgtgtgtgtgcatgcgcatTTAAGTTCAGTAAACCCAAAGTATCGTGGATATTCTTCATGcatatgaacaaaaaataaacaaatataaccaGGAAAGATATCACAGATGGTCAAGCGTGCTCACGATGCGTTTGTGtttggccacgcccacaaaactctgAGCTTTGGAGCGCTTCCCATCTGTGACGCGCTCTAAGTGTTCCAGTAGCGCAGCTCAGCCATCGCAGCGCGTCGGTTACCACAGACGCGCGCTACGGTATAACCGTTACGGCTTTTACAGGGTGCCGTTACTTTCGCACCATTCGAGTAGGCTTTTCTTGGgtgttttgaaatgaaatgaaatgacggAACGTTTTCGTGTTAAATGGTAGCACAGTGTCAGAGGTCCtcaaacactgtgtgtgtgtgtgtgtgtgtgtgtgtgtgtgtgatgtatcaTCTTGACAGGAAGTGTGAGTGGGCGGTCTGCTCGTCAGTGAGATTAAATCCCCCCGTGTCTCTCGGCAGACTTCACCGTGTGGGTGAGAACGTGACGGAACGTGAGAACGTCGTCTCGGTCACGtctctgttctgtttatttgcaGACCTGCCAACGTTCACGCGTTTTATCACCAgattcctcaaaaaaaaaaaaaaaacaaacctcaaCGACTGACAGTCGTGACTGTCTTCTTGAGCTCTCCAATATGAACCGATtcccctggaagccccgcccccttcgcACGTCTCGTTTAAGTAACGTTTCAGCTGTATTTTTCCGTTTAGATGATGCTGCGTCCTCTCTTCCTGTCATATAGGACTTGTGTATAACGAGTGTATAGCTGTCTTCAGTTAACTATAGTTATAACGCAGCGTGCTTGAATTCtcgaatccgattggtcaggaTGCGTGCGTTATCTTTGTATAATCGTACGCTAACACGAACGATATGCTTAtgcgttatggtttctatagtaaccgctcgtaCGTAGGCTGGAGCGCAGCATCATCTGAGAGCGATTATAAAAGGATGAAGATTTTGTCAGGCGATGTTGACGGAAcgctgtggaaggagtctccagtgtcagtgggtTGTCTCAGTCGCAGAGATTTGTAGAGTCTCTGCTTGGTGGTTTCGGAGTCACGTGATCTGTGAGATTTGACCACGTGAGGGTTGTTACTGTCACTCAGAGTGACGTCTCGGGGTTTAGTATatctaagaaaaaaacaaattatcGTCGTAGGACAAATAAATTGGTGCGATTGTTCTCCACGTTATGGTTTAGACCGGGAAGTGCGGCTCTCTGCTGACTGTGTTTTGTGCTGCGTGTGTTAGTTTCACATCAGCTTGTGATAATATTCACTCtcttcacgtgtgtgtgtgtgtgtgtgtgtgtgttctgtttttcaGAGCTCACACTGGCCCCTTTGCACTAGTTAGAACTCCAGCCACTAAAAAGGTAAGAAATacacacatgtactgtatatgtgcctAGGTtaccaaagtgtgtgtgtgtgtgtgtgtgtgtgtgtgtgtgtgtgtgtgttcagtttgtttttggttagTTTGCTTTATGTCAGCTGTGCTTGTTCACACAGGAATTATGAGAAGCTGGAatggggccgtgtgtgtgtgtgtgtgtgagagtgtgtgtgtgtggtaaataTTGTTTCCAgcccattttatttacactggAGTGAGCCGCCCACCTGTAAAACTTTAGCACAGCTCTTTACACTTAAAGTGGCCGTGAAATCTGCATCAGTGTTTCAGAGCTTTATCTACGATTCTGTTGATGCTAtggacagaggccacgcctcctcgcCTCTTTTACTGTGACTGACCGctatagaggccacgcctcctcgcCTCTTTTACTGTGACTGACCGCTatagaagccacgcctcctcgCCTCTTTTACTGTGACTGACCGctatagaggccacgcctcctcgcCTCTTTTACTGTGACTGACCGctatagaggccacgcctcctcgcCTCTTTTACTGTGACTGACCGCTatagaggccacgccccctcgCCTCTTTTACTGTGACTGACCGCTatagaggccacgccccctcgCCTCTTTTACTGTGACTGACCGCTatagaggccacgccccctcgCCTCTTTTACTGTGACTGACCGctatagaggccacgcctcctcgcCTCTTTTACTGTGACTGACCGCTATAGGGGCCACGCCTCCTCGCCTCTTTTACTGTGACTGACCGCTATAGGGGCCACGCCTCCTCGCCTCTTTTACTGTGACTGACCGCTATAGGGGCCACGCCTCCTCGCCTCTTTTACTGTGACTGACCGCTATAGGGGCCACGCCTCCTCGCCTCTTTTACTGTGACTGACCGCTATAGGGGCCACGCCTCCTCGCCTCTTTTACTGTGACTGACCGctatagaggccacgcctcctcgcCTCTTTTACTGTGACTGACCGctatagaggccacgcctcctcacCTCTTTTACTGTGACTGACCGCTATAGGGGCCACGCCTCCTCGCCTCTTTTACTGTGACTGACCGctatagaggccacgcctcctcgcCTCTTTTACTGTGACTGACCGctatagaggccacgcctcctcgcCTCTTTTACTGTGACTGACCGCTatagaagccacgcctcctcgCCTCTTTTACTGTGACTGGCagccacagaggccacgcctccttccttCACAGGGACTGACGCACAGAGGCCTAGCCGCGGTGTGCGTTCCTGCTCCGCAGTGAGTTAGCATGTCGGTGCGATGTTTACTCCGCTGTGCTTATAAATGAACGTTTCTGCTCGGGACTGGACTAGCAGTGACCGCTGGGCCAGGGCCGTTAGCATGTCCAAGGCTAATCACTGCCAACTGGTAGGGGATAGAACACTCAATTCTTGGTTGCTGTGGCGACCAGCAGGCCGCTGGAATGTTTTCACAGTGTGGTGTTGGCTGAtagtactctgtgtgtgtgtgtgagcagattACATTTCCCcgatattcattttatttcactcgCGGCCATGTGATGCGACTCGGTAAGGAACTGACTCCAGATTGAGGAAAACACTCGACTACAGTGTGACGTGACGAAGCCGAGACGCCGTCACCGCTCCCTTCCTTCGTTATTTTCCCGTAACGGCacgccctgaagtgttttactcctcttacaccacagcaacgtGTTCGCAGGGCGAGTGCAACAGTTTGAGATAAACGCTAAAGAACCGAGGTGATGATCGCATCACTAATTGAATAAACGAGTGACGGGAAGCCGATAATAAACGATAAGTGAAGGTGACTGATgaaggggggtgtgtgtgtgtgtgtgcgagctcATGTGTGCGTCTTTGTCTCTGGTGATTATAAGTAAGGCTCTTGGGAAACTCTAAAATCCCctcaggaatgtgtgtgtgtgtgtgtgtgtgtgtgtgtgtgtgtgtgtggtgtaaagaTTTATCACCGAGTAGTTTTTGAAGGCACACAGAGAAGCGGGACTGTGCACTCATGTAAGCGTGAGATAAAAGCTCAGTGTGTCGTGCTCCAACACGAAACTAGTTCCTTTACACTCCCGTTAATGATTAATGCCAGAGATAcagatctacacacacacacacacacacacacacacacacacacacacacacacacagagcagcacaTCAcgaagtgtttttttcctcttacgCCACAGCAGTGTTTCAGCGATGACCGTTGTTTTGATTCTttgacgttaaaaaaaaaaaaaaaaaaaaaatcaaagaacGACTGCTCGTActattgtaaatttttttatccgtttacggTTACAATCCGGTGTTTTGAAACCGCAAGGCGTAACCTCCTCGGCCCTGAAGACGTCGGAAAACATTCAAGTTCCagctctgacaccggagactccttccgtcatGAACGTCAGTTAAGCGCCTCCTTTCTAGAAAACTCGGTATCGAGATGCCGGCCACGAGAAGTCTCCGCGAACGCGCcgtcgctatagaaacgataacgtgttcGAACGAGCGCATCGATGCACAAACCTGCGccgctgtcagagctgctgttgggGATGAGTAACCGAGACCTTCCGACCGATCGGAATCCCGAATTATTACCATCACCGTATGAGCGATGTGTGATTTATACGGTCGGGAAGTTTCCCGTTCGGATCGTCGTCGCCGCGAGCGAACCACGGGATCTGAcggtgtttgtatatatattaaaaaaaacaaaacaactgctGATGATTTCTTACATGTAAATGACGCGCTTCTCTTCGTTTCTTTCTCTCAGGATGATTGAAGACGGAGGGAGGAGAGGAGGGACGATGGCAGACAGGAAGCAGATCTTCACGGAGATGAGTGAGTGCTCGGTTTCCGCCTCGTCCCGGAATCTTCTACAGTTTTTGATTCACGCGAATAAAGCTCCGGGATCTTCTAAATTAGTAAACCGTTTGGCTTTATTTCTTCAGTCGCGATGCCGTAACTTTCGTTGGGAAAGTTTTAAAGAGGAACCGAGAGCTTGTGTGAGAACGGTTTCGAACGGATTCGCTAAACTATAATCAGGTTGACACGCGGTAACCGTGTCGCCCTCTGGTGGACCCTCGCCGCTCTTAGGAGCGCGATCTAATCTCCGGCCTGACCGTTACGGAGGCAGCGGTGCATGCTGGGTATCGCAGTAATTTCACTGCACGCTGAGAATTTTCTCCATGTGGTTGTTTTCAGAAGCGCAGAATTTCGACTTGATCCGGCTCTCTACGTATCGCACAGCCTGCAAACTCCGCTTCGTCCAGAAGACGTGCAACCGTGAGTACGACCATGGCACACCACGCCGCTGTGGGGGAAAtgttctgatttttatttatttatttatttatttggttaaatCAGATCTATAACACTTCTTATCATAAACTGTAGTAGTAACATGATCAACAGAGAAACGTGTTTATTGCACCAAACGGGCAACGTGGAAGAGcgctttaagctccgcccacccGAAGCAACCGTGCCATGTCGTACGTCCCTGAAAAGCTTGTTTCCACGTTGcggtttaaaacattttatagtcAGAATCAGGAAAACGTCATCGAATTTCTTCGGTCCTGTCAATAATTAGAAGGATATTCGAGACGAGGttgacttttattttatgatgtaaaTTTTCTTCCAATTGTATATTCAAGTGATATTCGATATTTCCAGGAACGTCTTGATCTCGAGAATGTCTTCACggtgaaataaatgttttaacaacaaaaaaacaacaacaaaaacggatatttggttttatttatgcaaattttttgcatatttaattagatAAAGCCTCATTTGCATTGAAAAAATTGGTAAATATTTCCAATACTTGTAGGAATATGAGGAATCACCCcagattgtttttaaaaaaaagttactatTAAAGGAGAGAGTGTTATTGTTAATTCTGATTCGTTGTTATCGTGTCTTAAAGGTGCAATCGGTGATATTTTTATCTACAAAATAACCTGGAATATCTGTAGAACGGGATTGAAAATGACGGTGTATTGAGATGAAAACCCGTTTGGACGTCCGTTCTTTCCGTCAGCCATTTTATAGACGCTCTGTAGGTTGCTGTAGgtcctgggggcggagcttccaaAACTGACTAACTGTACCTTAATGCatgtttttaattctttaaCCTGAGAGATATGGAATGTTTCAGTGCACCTGGTGGACGTGTGGAACATGATCGAGGCGTTTCGGGACAACGGCCTGAACACGTTGGAGCACAGCACCGAGCTGAGCGTGTCCCGGCTGGAGACCATCGTCTCGTCCATCTACTACCAGCTCAACAAGCGTCTGCCCACCACCTACCAGATCAACGTCCAGCAGAGCATCAGCCTGCTGCTCAACTTCCTGCTGGCCGCACACGACAGGTGTTTACCTGGCTTCGCTTTTCACTAATCGAGTCCGTAAGACCGCCCACATCCACCATGTCCGCTGTTCTAGGTTACTAATAACCGGTCCATCTGCGGTAGTTTTTATAAAATCGCGAGCTCCTACAAATACTGCGGAGTTTGCTCggttttgcgttcatttctgcgatcgcgacATACTGGAGGGATTGTGATATGTAGCACGGTGTCTGAAGACTTTActctctcgcgcacacacactcgcatagAATTACAAATCGAGAGGACGGTCCTGGTTAACTTTTTAtactggttttgtgtgtgtgtgtgtgtgtgtgtgtgtgtgtgtgtgtgtgtgtgtgtgtgtgtgtgtgtgtgttttttgcagCGAGGGCCAGGGGAGCGTGACGGTGTTTTCCGTCAAGGTCGTGCTGGCTATACTGTGTGGAGGGAAGATCGTGGATAAACTCCGCTGTGAGTATTTTCTTCCCCTCAGTCACAACGCAACGTGTATGAAGCAGCGTCGCCCCCTAGTGCACAATACACACGTTTACTTCCTTTAAAATGTATCGTGTCTTCCAGCTGTGGTGAAGTTAATCCACTGAAATGGCTGTAGAAAGGCACACCGCCTTTTTTCACGGTCGCCTTTACatggagttgtgtgtgtgtgtgtgtgtgtgtgtgttagatattTTCTCTCAGATCTCCGACTCTAACGGAGCGATGGCGCTCTCTAAGTTTGACCTCTTACTGATTGAGGTGCTGAAACTGCCGTCCGCCGTGTTCGAGGGTCCGTCCTTCGGCTACACGCAACACctcgcccgctcctgcttcccacaacaggtatacacacacacacgtggaaGGATATGATGGTGTACACATTTCTGGGCACCATAAggtctaaagtgtgtgtgtgtgtgtgtgtgtgtgtgtgtgtgtgtgtgtgtgtgcttaacaGAAGAAGGTGATGTTGAACACGTTTCTGGACACGATGATGGCTGATCCTCCTCCTCAGTGTCTCGTTTGGTTTCCCCTCATGCATCGCCTCGCTAACGTGGAGAatggtatctctctctcttacacacacacacacacacacacacacagacagaccgACATTGCTTTGACTTTCACAAAGGAATTATTTTTGCTGTGTACCGCAGTCCAGCTGCTTCACATTTTACATGGTGGTTTATTTTACTTTCCTGCAAAACAGAGGAgctaacactcacacactctctctctctctctctctctctctctctctcaattgcTGTCTCTATTTCcattcctctctgtctctcttttgccgccccctctccctctccctccagTCTTCCACCCGGTCAGCTGTTCGTATTGCCGCAGCGAGAGCATGGTCGGTTTCCGGTACCGCTGCCAGCAGTGCTTTAGCTACCAGTTGTGTCAGACGTGCTTCTGGCGTGGCCATGCCAGTGGAAACCATAGCAACCAGCACCAAATGAAGGAGCATTCGTCCTGGGTGAGGATCCGTTAACCATTACAATCCATTACATTCCACTACGATCCATTACACTCTATTACAGTGTATTATAACCTATATCACCAAAAGCTCTTATTCCATTAGTTATATAGCACTTGTACACTGTTAGGAGGTGTTATtacaggaggtgtgtgtgtgtgtgtgtgtgtgtgtgtgtgtgtgtgtgtgtgtgtgtgtgttgcagaaaTCTCCTGCTAAGAAGTTGGGCCGTGCCATTAGTAAATCGTTTGGGTGTGTACCGAGTCGAGAACCCCCTCACCCCATCTACCCTGAGGACCCGGAGAGAACACTCGACCTCTCAAAcatcgtgtatgtgtgtgtgtatttaacagtaaataatctgggtgtgtttattctggtgtgtctttcacacactctctctctcacacacacacttcctctctctgtctgacttcctctctctctctctctctctctctctctctctctctcttttcctcaaTCCTCGTTGCATAAAAGTTAATGAGTACCTCTGGATTTTGTGTGTATACAGTCCACCCCGTCCTGTTCCAAACAACCTGATCGTCTCAGCACCGCCCCCTTCTGTAAGCCCCACCCCCAACCAAAGGTGAGTCGACCTGACCTCAACActtcatcctgtgtgtgtgtgtgtgtgtgtaggggggtgctgtttaAATAAGAAGGACATGACCGAGGTGAGAAAGGCAtgatcacacacaaacactagttaatcattaatacagggatggagagagagtgtgtgtgtgagtgtgtgtgagtgtgtgtgagtgtgtgtgagtgtgtgtgagtgtgtaaaacTTTGTGTATACTGTGTTAAAATTTCACCTTTGTTTCTCATCCATCTGACCAATCATGTGCTTGTTAGTCTGAAGCTGATTGGTTAATGTTTATATTGAGAatgagaccccccccccccacacacacacacacacacacacgcacgcatggaTTATTACAGCTGCTGTGTGTCATTCATGTATGCTcacctttttgtgtgtgtgtgtgtgtgtagggtgcaGAGTATAGCTGCTGCTCAGCGTCTGAATGAGGAACACGCATTGATTGCAGCTTATGTGAACAAACTGCAATCGAGCCCACGGtgagaacatgtgtgtgtgtgagagagacagtgagttaATGAACACAAGAAGCACACACAACGGATCAACCCAGATTATtccaattgtgtgtgtgtgtgtgtgtgtgtgtgtgtgtgtgtgtagtgctctGGACAGTCCCAACCGAATGGACGAGGAACACAAGCTAATCGCTCGATACACTGCTCGGTTAGCGTTGGACCCTAGCAACAATgctgtaagacacacacacacacacacacacacacacacacagtgcatgtaACCTAGCTTAATTGTCTGACTTTAATTTAAactttgttactatagaaacgataacatattagaaggaGAGCGTGTGATTTGCAGCCGCTGTTCTGGAAAACCGTTTAacgcctcctgaccaatcagaacgcagaATTCATGCATGTGACCCGCTCTGTTTCCTCAGAGATCTCCTCAGCTGGACTTTGACAGTAACAAGCATAAGCGACAGCTCATAGCAGaactggaaaacaaaaacaggtaCACGTGCACCGCTGAGGAGTTTTACTATAACCACGTCACCCAGAGTGTTTCGTtccttacgtgtgtgtgtgtgtgtgtgtgtgtgtgtgtgtgtgcgtgtacatgCAGGGAGATCTTGCAGGAGATCCAGCGGCTGCGTTTGGAGCACGAGCAGGCGTCCCAGCCCACTCCGGAGAAAGCTCAGCAGAACCCCACACTGCTGGCTGAACTGCGGCTGctcaggtctctctctctctctctctctcacacacacacacacacacacacacacacacacacacacacacacacacgcacgactCGACACGCTCGGCTTCTTTCACATTACACCACATTAAACgtagctataaacggataaacattctttaacaaatttaaaatgactgcggtgtaagaggaataaaacaagtgtctctctctgtctgtctctcttcttctctctgtctcgctctctcactctctttctcttgctgtgtctttctgtctctctctccatctctcattctgtctctctcgctgtttcTCTTtcggtctgtctgtccctctctctctgtctctttctctccctcagtttctctttctgtctctgtccttcccctctcttgttctgtttctctcgctctgtttctctttctgtctgcatCTCAcacactttgtctctctctctcatgctgtctTTCCATATTTCTTACTCTTGTACTTTATCTCTCTCctgctgtttctctgtctgtctctttctctcttttgccctctttcactgtctctctctctctctctctcactctttttctgtgtgtctcACACATGCTCAGTTTCTCCTTCTGcttctcacacactccctctatctctctcactcttaccctcttgctctgtttctctctgtctttctctccttcaccctctttctgtctctcgttctgtctctgCTCGTCCTGTTACAGGGTCGGTagcagtaactccacttcatcacatcactcctaccgttgatcattttccttaaacAGAGCGTTTTATTCTTTAGAtaatggactgtgtgtgtgtgtgtgtgtgtaggcagagGAAGGATGAGCTGGAACAGAGGATGTCTGCTCTGCAGGAGAGCAGGAGGGAGCTCATGGTGCAGTTAGAGGGACTGATGAAACTActgaaggtacacacacacacctaccttagacggccactagagggcagtatctctcttcctctgttctTGTTTTGCCTTtcacgcctctctctctctctctctctctctctctctctctctctctctctctcttagtttttctcctctttcttctcGCACGTCTCTGAATAACAGCCTAGATCATTCTTTCACTGGTTTTTTCCTCTCactctgttcttcttcttctgcttttccactgcacgctGTAGGAAGAGGAGCAGAAACAGGCCGTAAGTTTCCTCACCCtgattcgtgtgtgtgtttagttctGCACTAGTGCTAAGTCCCAGTACATAATAAACACTTTCTTGCTGTGTGTataatgctttgtgtgtgtgtgatgtttctcAGACCCAGGCAGCAGGCACTCCTCAAACCTCTCCCAGCCACGCCGCCACTCGTCCAATCCCCATGCCCGTTCGCTCCACAGGCTCCACGCCCACGCACactggccacgccccctcccATGTGCCTCAGGACTCTCTGGCCGGAGTGGGCGGAGACGTGCGCGAGGCTTTTGCTCACGGTGAGAAGGAATGAAACTTATTCATtattgctgtctctctctctctctgtctcaccatttctgtctcactctctcgctgtatctcactgtctctgtccgtctatctctctcgctctctcactgtttgtctcactctctctctgtcgctctctctgtatctcactgtctctctctctctctctctctctctctgtgtatctcactctgtctgtctctctctgtctctcactgacCGTCACTGTGTAACTGTTTTCActgcacatctctctctctctctctctctgtctctgtctctctctctctctgtctctctctctgtctctctctctctctgtatctctgtatctctctctctttctctctgtctctctctctctgtatctctgtatctctctctctctctctctctctctgtatatctctctctctctctctgtatctctctctctctctctgtatctctctctctcactctgtctctcactctctctctctctctctctctctgtatctctctctctctctctctgtatctctctctctctctcactctctctcactctctctctctctctctctctctctctctctctgtatctctctctctgtatctctctctctctctctctctcactctctctctctctctctctgttttaggAGCACGCAGAAACCTGCGTAATGATCTTCTCGTGGCAGCTGACTCCATCACCAACACCATGTCCTCCTTAGTCAAGGAGCTGCACACTGGTacgagaacacacacacacacacacacacacacacacacacacacacacacacacgccgaaTACTCTAACTCCCTTACAACCACACTGAGCGTCAACACACAGCGCTGAGTGATGTATGCAAACACAGCTTAACCACAAAACGTCTGACTCCTgtgttgtgtgtctgtgggtgtgtAGAGGAAGACGGAGCGGAGGAAGACGAGAGACTGCGGAATGGAAAAGACCGAGGTACACATCACCACACCCTCCACATTCACTGTAACTATATTATTACTCTCCCAGCCACTTCATATATACACATCACTGACACGACCGATATTACACATCCACTCGCCTTCAGAaacgggggtgtgtgtgtgtgtgtgtgtgtgtgtgtgtgtgtgtgtgtgtgtgtgtgtgcgatgtAGCGTATATTAAAATTGGCTACAAACTACGAGAGCAGTTGATAAATAACCCGCAGTTCTGGCTGTGTGCTCCAGGGTGGTGTCTTTGAAATGAAACCGTGACCGTGCCATTAAAGTCTGACGTCTTCGAGTACAATACAGAAATCATCCACGAAGTTTATATCCTTCACGTTTCAtacctttaaaaaagaaagaaagaaagaaataaaccacaCAAAACAAGTGGCACAAATCCTTAAATTAGCGTATGCTCCACCCACttgtagttattttttttccgcCCGGACTCGGCACGGTTTGAGTTCGGTACGTTTGCCGAAGTACGGGTTCTATTTCGGATCCAGAGAACCGATCCACACTCGGTCCACATCGGGTCTGGAAGCTCTCGGCGCCTGCATGCCGAGTAACGTGATTGGTTCAGAACCATGTGACTTTCTGCATG
This genomic interval from Ictalurus furcatus strain D&B chromosome 2, Billie_1.0, whole genome shotgun sequence contains the following:
- the dtnba gene encoding dystrobrevin, beta a isoform X2, which encodes MHKPAPLSELLLGMSNRDLPTDRNPELLPSPYERCVIYTVGKFPVRIVVAASEPRDLTVMIEDGGRRGGTMADRKQIFTEMKAQNFDLIRLSTYRTACKLRFVQKTCNLHLVDVWNMIEAFRDNGLNTLEHSTELSVSRLETIVSSIYYQLNKRLPTTYQINVQQSISLLLNFLLAAHDSEGQGSVTVFSVKVVLAILCGGKIVDKLRYIFSQISDSNGAMALSKFDLLLIEVLKLPSAVFEGPSFGYTQHLARSCFPQQKKVMLNTFLDTMMADPPPQCLVWFPLMHRLANVENVFHPVSCSYCRSESMVGFRYRCQQCFSYQLCQTCFWRGHASGNHSNQHQMKEHSSWKSPAKKLGRAISKSFGCVPSREPPHPIYPEDPERTLDLSNIVPPRPVPNNLIVSAPPPSVSPTPNQRVQSIAAAQRLNEEHALIAAYVNKLQSSPRALDSPNRMDEEHKLIARYTARLALDPSNNARSPQLDFDSNKHKRQLIAELENKNREILQEIQRLRLEHEQASQPTPEKAQQNPTLLAELRLLRQRKDELEQRMSALQESRRELMVQLEGLMKLLKTQAAGTPQTSPSHAATRPIPMPVRSTGSTPTHTGHAPSHVPQDSLAGVGGDVREAFAHGARRNLRNDLLVAADSITNTMSSLVKELHTEEDGAEEDERLRNGKDRGAAVGQVRAIAQHTPPREMKRSVHTPPSS
- the dtnba gene encoding dystrobrevin, beta a isoform X1, which gives rise to MHKPAPLSELLLGMSNRDLPTDRNPELLPSPYERCVIYTVGKFPVRIVVAASEPRDLTVMIEDGGRRGGTMADRKQIFTEMKAQNFDLIRLSTYRTACKLRFVQKTCNLHLVDVWNMIEAFRDNGLNTLEHSTELSVSRLETIVSSIYYQLNKRLPTTYQINVQQSISLLLNFLLAAHDSEGQGSVTVFSVKVVLAILCGGKIVDKLRYIFSQISDSNGAMALSKFDLLLIEVLKLPSAVFEGPSFGYTQHLARSCFPQQKKVMLNTFLDTMMADPPPQCLVWFPLMHRLANVENVFHPVSCSYCRSESMVGFRYRCQQCFSYQLCQTCFWRGHASGNHSNQHQMKEHSSWKSPAKKLGRAISKSFGCVPSREPPHPIYPEDPERTLDLSNIVPPRPVPNNLIVSAPPPSVSPTPNQRVQSIAAAQRLNEEHALIAAYVNKLQSSPRALDSPNRMDEEHKLIARYTARLALDPSNNARSPQLDFDSNKHKRQLIAELENKNREILQEIQRLRLEHEQASQPTPEKAQQNPTLLAELRLLRQRKDELEQRMSALQESRRELMVQLEGLMKLLKEEEQKQATQAAGTPQTSPSHAATRPIPMPVRSTGSTPTHTGHAPSHVPQDSLAGVGGDVREAFAHGARRNLRNDLLVAADSITNTMSSLVKELHTEEDGAEEDERLRNGKDRGAAVGQVRAIAQHTPPREMKRSVHTPPSS
- the dtnba gene encoding dystrobrevin, beta a isoform X3, yielding MIEDGGRRGGTMADRKQIFTEMKAQNFDLIRLSTYRTACKLRFVQKTCNLHLVDVWNMIEAFRDNGLNTLEHSTELSVSRLETIVSSIYYQLNKRLPTTYQINVQQSISLLLNFLLAAHDSEGQGSVTVFSVKVVLAILCGGKIVDKLRYIFSQISDSNGAMALSKFDLLLIEVLKLPSAVFEGPSFGYTQHLARSCFPQQKKVMLNTFLDTMMADPPPQCLVWFPLMHRLANVENVFHPVSCSYCRSESMVGFRYRCQQCFSYQLCQTCFWRGHASGNHSNQHQMKEHSSWKSPAKKLGRAISKSFGCVPSREPPHPIYPEDPERTLDLSNIVPPRPVPNNLIVSAPPPSVSPTPNQRVQSIAAAQRLNEEHALIAAYVNKLQSSPRALDSPNRMDEEHKLIARYTARLALDPSNNARSPQLDFDSNKHKRQLIAELENKNREILQEIQRLRLEHEQASQPTPEKAQQNPTLLAELRLLRQRKDELEQRMSALQESRRELMVQLEGLMKLLKEEEQKQATQAAGTPQTSPSHAATRPIPMPVRSTGSTPTHTGHAPSHVPQDSLAGVGGDVREAFAHGARRNLRNDLLVAADSITNTMSSLVKELHTEEDGAEEDERLRNGKDRGAAVGQVRAIAQHTPPREMKRSVHTPPSS